A window of the Prosthecobacter debontii genome harbors these coding sequences:
- a CDS encoding 3-keto-disaccharide hydrolase, which yields MMNIRFLLTSLVLVCSSVIAQDSEGFSELFNGRDLTGWEGDPQLWSVKDGLVTGECRGPESPSANTFLIWRGGQVKNFELRATVRVIGDNNSGIQYRSRPLPEAGPWGITGYQCDIHPATEHTGMTYEEKGRGIFGLNGKDIVLDGEGNRWQVAEREPVKVDVSQWNEYTIIAEGNHLTHKINGQITSQLTDCDEAHRALEGLLAIQLHHGNANTVQIKDLRLKVLGEAPLTAFDPSLLPSGAQKVARPGTKNPQGLGPAAPK from the coding sequence ATGATGAACATTCGTTTTCTCCTCACCAGTCTGGTTCTGGTCTGCTCTTCCGTGATTGCCCAAGATAGCGAGGGCTTTAGCGAGCTCTTTAACGGGCGTGATCTCACGGGATGGGAGGGGGATCCCCAGCTATGGTCTGTGAAAGACGGGCTTGTCACGGGTGAGTGCAGGGGTCCAGAAAGCCCCTCCGCCAACACCTTTTTGATCTGGCGGGGTGGTCAGGTGAAGAACTTTGAGTTGCGAGCCACGGTGCGGGTCATCGGTGACAACAACTCAGGCATTCAATACCGCAGCCGCCCTCTGCCTGAAGCGGGTCCCTGGGGTATCACCGGCTATCAGTGTGATATTCACCCCGCGACTGAACACACCGGCATGACCTACGAGGAGAAAGGGCGGGGTATCTTTGGGCTCAATGGCAAAGACATCGTTCTGGATGGCGAAGGTAATCGCTGGCAAGTGGCTGAGCGCGAGCCTGTGAAAGTGGATGTATCCCAATGGAATGAATACACCATCATCGCCGAAGGAAATCATTTGACCCATAAGATCAATGGTCAGATCACCTCACAACTCACCGACTGCGATGAAGCTCACCGCGCTTTGGAAGGCTTGCTCGCCATTCAGCTCCATCACGGCAATGCCAACACCGTTCAGATCAAGGACCTGCGTCTGAAGGTTCTCGGGGAGGCTCCCTTGACGGCTTTCGATCCATCTCTTTTACCCTCAGGAGCCCAGAAAGTGGCTCGCCCAGGCACCAAGAACCCTCAAGGGCTGGGGCCTGCCGCACCGAAGTAA
- a CDS encoding sulfatase family protein codes for MKLRYHISSFLLGSLLAIHLSVSAAQPNIILLMGDDHGWEETGYNGHPHVKTPVLDEMAATGLRMDRFYAAHPSCSPTRASFLTGRHPNRMGTFAPGWSFRPEEITVASILSKAGYRCGHFGKWHVGTVKAGSPVNPGAMGFDEWLAHDNFFEMNPSLSRNGGPPEVFKGESSEILIQETIRFIDATHDKGKPFFTIVWFGSPHEPYSGLPEDLALYDDLPAKYKKKVKLTSNETGGPVTRPQGEVLRERYAEITAMDRAIGQLRKHLAQTGLREDTLLFYCGDNGTSADSALGEPHRGVKGQVYEGGTLVPGVIEWPARIPQPRSTPVRACTSDLLPTLCALTGQPLPNRPLDGIDLSPLLEGKMTQRPSPLCFWDYPSARLKGLDLKPWIAPELQQGTTPLVKKSEGKATRDFTNFHHPAITDVDYTGARSIIEGSWKLVIHDGKNGKAKEELFDLESDPGEKTNLLSKQPDIAKKLQGELHNWQDSVLHSLTGADYQK; via the coding sequence ATGAAACTCAGATATCATATTTCATCCTTTCTGTTAGGCTCGCTGTTAGCGATTCACCTCTCGGTGTCTGCCGCTCAGCCTAACATCATCTTGCTCATGGGCGATGATCACGGATGGGAAGAAACGGGTTACAACGGGCACCCCCATGTGAAGACCCCTGTGCTGGATGAAATGGCCGCCACCGGTTTGCGCATGGATCGTTTTTATGCCGCCCATCCCAGTTGCTCGCCCACTCGCGCCAGCTTCCTCACGGGGCGGCATCCTAACCGCATGGGCACGTTTGCCCCAGGCTGGTCTTTCCGTCCGGAGGAGATCACCGTTGCCAGCATCCTGTCGAAGGCGGGGTATCGCTGCGGACACTTTGGCAAATGGCATGTGGGCACCGTCAAAGCAGGTTCCCCCGTCAATCCGGGAGCCATGGGTTTCGATGAATGGCTCGCGCACGACAATTTCTTCGAAATGAATCCCTCACTGTCTCGCAATGGTGGTCCTCCAGAGGTTTTCAAAGGAGAGAGCTCGGAGATTCTGATTCAGGAAACCATCCGTTTCATTGATGCCACTCATGACAAGGGGAAGCCCTTCTTCACCATCGTCTGGTTCGGCTCTCCACATGAGCCCTATAGCGGGCTACCGGAGGACCTCGCGCTCTACGACGATCTGCCAGCGAAATATAAAAAGAAGGTCAAACTGACCTCCAACGAGACCGGAGGTCCGGTCACACGCCCACAGGGCGAAGTGTTGCGCGAACGCTACGCTGAGATCACCGCGATGGATCGAGCCATCGGTCAACTGCGCAAACATCTGGCTCAGACTGGCCTGCGTGAGGATACCCTATTATTCTACTGCGGGGACAATGGCACATCAGCGGACTCCGCTCTGGGTGAACCTCACCGCGGCGTCAAAGGTCAAGTCTATGAGGGAGGCACCTTGGTCCCGGGTGTGATCGAGTGGCCCGCTCGCATTCCCCAGCCACGCTCCACACCGGTGCGAGCCTGCACGAGTGACCTGCTGCCGACCCTTTGCGCTCTGACTGGTCAGCCTCTGCCAAACCGGCCGCTCGATGGCATTGATCTCTCGCCTCTTCTCGAGGGCAAGATGACTCAGCGGCCGAGTCCACTCTGCTTCTGGGACTATCCTTCAGCCAGACTGAAAGGCCTGGATTTGAAGCCTTGGATCGCACCTGAACTCCAACAAGGCACCACCCCGCTCGTCAAAAAATCCGAGGGCAAAGCCACGCGCGATTTCACCAACTTCCATCACCCAGCGATCACGGATGTGGATTACACCGGGGCTCGATCCATCATTGAGGGTTCTTGGAAGCTGGTGATCCACGACGGTAAGAACGGCAAGGCCAAGGAAGAGCTCTTTGACCTGGAATCCGATCCTGGTGAGAAAACCAATCTTCTCTCCAAACAACCCGACATTGCCAAAAAGCTCCAGGGAGAACTGCACAACTGGCAGGACAGCGTGCTTCATAGCCTGACGGGAGCCGATTACCAAAAATAA
- a CDS encoding family 16 glycoside hydrolase, with amino-acid sequence MKRLALLCLLSPGLLAAADVPAEPITEKGTVIASDDFERTDLGEWKVVIPTFTVENGVLKGVQTRADHGSVGRLYRPMKDVVVEFKFKLDGSTTFNAVFDDQKFKGSHAGHICRVAFTPKQLRLGDDKEGVMRNDIYEMRKDPAQKAEAEKLLVGRGSSAKVDLKQGQWYQVSLELVGDRLRVSLDGQPTIYLQSPGLAHETKSSFHFTVNGPGVLFDDVKIWEAK; translated from the coding sequence ATGAAACGCCTCGCCTTGCTCTGCCTTCTCTCGCCAGGTCTGCTTGCCGCCGCCGATGTACCTGCTGAACCGATCACCGAGAAAGGAACAGTGATTGCCTCCGATGACTTCGAGCGCACGGATTTGGGGGAGTGGAAGGTCGTTATTCCAACTTTCACCGTCGAAAACGGCGTGCTCAAAGGCGTGCAAACCCGGGCGGATCATGGCTCCGTAGGGCGCCTCTATCGCCCCATGAAGGATGTTGTCGTCGAGTTCAAATTTAAGCTCGATGGCTCCACCACCTTCAACGCGGTTTTTGACGACCAGAAGTTCAAAGGTTCCCATGCCGGTCATATCTGCCGCGTCGCTTTCACGCCTAAACAGCTTCGCCTCGGCGATGATAAAGAGGGAGTGATGCGCAATGACATCTATGAAATGCGCAAGGATCCCGCGCAAAAAGCGGAAGCAGAGAAGCTCCTCGTTGGGCGGGGTAGTTCGGCCAAGGTCGACCTCAAACAAGGGCAATGGTATCAGGTCAGTCTCGAACTTGTGGGAGATCGGCTGCGTGTCTCCCTGGATGGTCAACCCACGATTTATCTCCAATCACCGGGGTTGGCCCACGAAACCAAATCCAGCTTCCATTTCACCGTCAATGGCCCCGGGGTGCTGTTTGATGACGTGAAAATCTGGGAGGCAAAGTGA
- a CDS encoding DUF1592 domain-containing protein has translation MPPSVPVSVVTLFTASLVTVQAAPEWKTVQPVVAEMCYDCHNGKKTKGGVDLERLDANPSVEAEYALWEKVKDVVAKGEMPPEDETQLSDQERKEFVTWATQALDKVATANAGDPGPVTLRRLTNAEYDYTVRDLTGNDYGLGKEFQPDGGGGEGFANTGDTLFVNPAQLDKYLAAARKLADHATILPGSGVTFHPQRVGMRGKDQVKGQAQQALYVWYQKMSGPHLPSYDRELHEADYMLACWKWKHKDLTGAQSLEQLAKEAKLSEAFLNNWWNMLNDTKMQSRYLDLTKIPWRNLPPPDAAKPKEVPAKVLAELKAIEEQRHSWNHPEKPGSGVQRRQQDADGIRTYGVSRVPTQGHKEFHVVLGDIGDGNGGDYVQFSSLTFRRKGKNYEYAPFMRQQRDADRKLLKDIEAGKPAPKDITADLLKKRIDQADKALSHFGKDPLGKGIPENTLAAKAPIIITLPLPEGTTEVFGPGRLDMRSPEVDLATVQWTLVVGTPPNPKDIIPGVLTVWKRNTDAHRKTMADFGRMKSVFPDMYERRLEEVARNFYSSRPGPGVYYFSDEQLLKMVSEQEKRRWEQMRTDWSYVAPDNLKKEQQTQYDELMRQHLHRFASQAWRRPTTEQERTKLSKLYQDGLAKDLDRESAAREVVTLILVSPNFLYKSEFGTLAAAPAPAKPKPAAAAPAKQPAKPQTVAQTAKVEKPTPAQPAHPAPTQPAAAPTSPNAEKQQIAEAARTEVPLNAWELASRLSYFLWSSQPDWQLRKAATDGALLKPEVLTAQVTRMLKDPKAEAMAKEFAGQWLEFKGFEKHAAVDDKKFPQFTPELRRDLDRETTLFFTHIIRQDRPVQEIVGANYTFLNERLAQHYGVPGVKGEEFRLVQVKDHHRGGLLGQGSLLTKTSRSHRTSPVLRGNWLLQAVLGTPVPPPPADVPELKEHGAKPATVREMLEQHRASKACSGCHDRIDPLGFALEGFDAIGRYREKDDSGLPLDTSGQVKGGTKFVGFEGLRDYLESQQDQLNHHFTRKLIGYALGRQVLPTDKLLMQKVKSELAAHDGHFSAAVLAVVQSRQFLNKRL, from the coding sequence ATGCCCCCTTCCGTTCCTGTTTCCGTCGTCACTCTGTTCACGGCGTCGCTTGTCACTGTTCAAGCGGCACCCGAGTGGAAGACGGTGCAGCCCGTCGTCGCCGAAATGTGCTACGACTGCCACAATGGCAAAAAGACCAAGGGTGGGGTGGACTTGGAGAGGTTGGATGCCAATCCCTCGGTGGAAGCGGAATATGCGCTCTGGGAAAAGGTCAAGGACGTGGTCGCCAAGGGGGAGATGCCCCCAGAGGATGAAACGCAACTTTCGGATCAGGAAAGAAAGGAGTTCGTCACGTGGGCCACTCAGGCGCTCGACAAGGTCGCCACCGCCAATGCCGGTGATCCAGGCCCCGTCACTCTACGTCGCCTAACCAATGCCGAGTATGACTACACCGTCCGCGATTTGACCGGTAACGATTACGGTCTGGGCAAGGAGTTCCAGCCCGATGGAGGTGGTGGTGAGGGCTTTGCCAATACAGGGGATACGCTTTTTGTTAACCCAGCCCAGCTCGATAAGTATCTGGCTGCCGCCCGTAAGTTGGCAGATCACGCCACGATCCTCCCCGGCAGTGGAGTCACTTTTCACCCACAGCGCGTGGGCATGCGCGGCAAAGACCAAGTGAAGGGACAGGCCCAACAAGCCTTGTATGTCTGGTATCAGAAGATGTCAGGCCCCCACCTCCCCAGCTATGACCGGGAACTGCATGAGGCGGACTACATGCTGGCCTGCTGGAAGTGGAAGCATAAAGACCTGACGGGAGCGCAGTCTCTGGAACAACTGGCCAAGGAAGCCAAGCTCTCCGAGGCCTTCCTGAATAACTGGTGGAACATGCTGAATGACACCAAGATGCAATCTCGCTACTTGGACCTCACCAAGATCCCCTGGCGCAATCTGCCACCACCGGATGCGGCTAAACCGAAGGAAGTGCCCGCTAAAGTCTTGGCCGAGTTGAAGGCCATTGAAGAGCAGCGCCATTCTTGGAACCACCCTGAAAAACCTGGCAGTGGCGTCCAGCGTCGCCAACAGGATGCGGACGGCATTCGCACTTATGGAGTCAGCCGAGTGCCCACCCAGGGTCACAAGGAGTTCCACGTCGTTCTGGGAGACATCGGCGATGGTAATGGTGGCGACTACGTGCAGTTCAGCAGCCTGACCTTTCGCAGAAAGGGCAAGAACTACGAATACGCGCCCTTCATGCGCCAGCAGCGTGATGCGGATCGGAAGCTGCTCAAGGACATCGAAGCCGGTAAACCTGCTCCCAAGGACATCACTGCGGATCTGCTGAAAAAGCGTATCGATCAGGCTGATAAGGCTCTATCCCACTTCGGTAAAGATCCACTGGGCAAAGGCATTCCTGAAAACACCCTTGCCGCCAAGGCACCGATCATCATCACCCTGCCACTGCCTGAGGGCACCACCGAAGTCTTCGGCCCTGGACGCCTGGACATGCGCAGCCCCGAGGTGGACCTCGCAACTGTTCAATGGACCCTGGTGGTCGGCACACCGCCCAATCCGAAAGACATCATCCCCGGCGTGCTGACCGTGTGGAAACGCAATACCGATGCCCACCGCAAGACCATGGCCGACTTTGGCCGCATGAAGTCGGTCTTCCCCGACATGTATGAGCGCAGGCTTGAAGAGGTCGCTCGGAATTTCTACAGCAGCCGCCCCGGCCCTGGCGTCTATTATTTCAGCGATGAGCAGCTGCTCAAAATGGTGTCCGAGCAAGAAAAACGCCGCTGGGAACAAATGCGCACGGATTGGTCCTACGTCGCACCGGATAACCTCAAAAAAGAGCAACAGACCCAGTATGACGAACTGATGCGCCAGCATCTCCATCGTTTCGCCAGCCAAGCCTGGAGACGCCCCACGACTGAGCAAGAGCGGACGAAGCTTTCCAAACTCTATCAGGATGGCCTCGCCAAAGACTTGGACCGCGAATCTGCGGCTCGTGAGGTGGTCACACTCATCCTCGTTTCCCCGAACTTCCTCTACAAATCCGAGTTTGGCACCCTCGCGGCAGCCCCTGCACCGGCCAAGCCTAAACCTGCCGCCGCCGCTCCAGCCAAACAGCCCGCCAAGCCTCAAACCGTTGCACAGACGGCCAAGGTTGAAAAACCCACGCCCGCTCAGCCTGCACATCCGGCCCCTACTCAGCCTGCCGCGGCTCCAACCTCTCCGAATGCGGAGAAACAGCAAATCGCCGAAGCTGCCCGCACGGAAGTGCCGCTGAATGCCTGGGAACTGGCCTCCCGACTCAGTTACTTCCTATGGTCCTCCCAGCCGGATTGGCAACTCCGCAAGGCAGCCACCGATGGGGCCTTGCTCAAGCCGGAAGTGCTGACGGCCCAAGTCACCCGCATGCTGAAAGACCCGAAAGCCGAGGCTATGGCCAAGGAATTCGCGGGGCAGTGGTTGGAGTTCAAGGGCTTCGAGAAACACGCGGCGGTGGATGACAAGAAGTTCCCTCAATTCACCCCCGAACTCCGCCGAGATCTGGATCGCGAAACCACCTTGTTTTTCACCCACATCATCCGTCAGGATCGTCCCGTTCAAGAGATCGTGGGGGCCAACTACACCTTCCTCAATGAAAGACTCGCTCAGCACTATGGCGTGCCTGGAGTGAAAGGTGAAGAGTTCCGTCTGGTTCAGGTGAAGGATCATCACCGTGGCGGGTTGCTCGGCCAAGGCAGCCTGCTCACCAAGACCTCCCGCAGTCACCGCACCAGCCCCGTGCTGCGTGGTAACTGGCTGCTTCAGGCCGTGCTCGGCACCCCCGTCCCTCCACCGCCTGCCGATGTGCCGGAACTGAAAGAACACGGCGCGAAACCTGCCACTGTCCGCGAAATGCTGGAACAGCACCGGGCCTCTAAAGCTTGCTCGGGCTGCCATGACCGCATTGACCCGCTCGGCTTTGCGCTGGAAGGCTTCGATGCCATTGGCCGCTATCGTGAGAAGGATGACAGCGGCCTGCCTCTGGATACCTCCGGTCAGGTCAAAGGCGGGACTAAATTCGTCGGGTTCGAAGGTCTGCGCGACTATCTGGAAAGCCAGCAGGATCAGCTCAACCACCACTTCACCCGCAAGCTCATCGGTTATGCCCTGGGTCGCCAAGTACTGCCCACCGACAAGCTCCTGATGCAGAAAGTGAAGTCGGAGTTGGCTGCCCATGACGGCCACTTCTCCGCCGCTGTGCTGGCCGTGGTGCAAAGCCGCCAGTTTCTGAATAAGCGACTGTAG
- a CDS encoding sulfatase family protein translates to MRHFLFSLAFMFTAALCAADRPNMIFIIADDVSWDDLGCYGNTAARTPNLDKLAAHGRRFDEAYLTASSCSPSRSSIITGRYPHNNGRASELHQPIAAHIPWFPRLLREAGYYTALVGKHHMTSDQSAEGEKPQPEPFDLVDPGNEPGNKGGHATWVKTLHERPKDKPFFFWFASLDAHRDWDGDKDWQEGLYGPKHDPATVRVPPFLTDDAATRQDLASYYNEITRLDYFVGKVVAELEKQGALENTLIIMMADNGRAFPRAKTRLHDSGMKTPFITHWPAGIQQPGTPSQSLISAIDVAPTLLELAGVPVAPTMQGVSFAPVFTHPNAEVRKHAFSEHNWHDYSAHGRSVRSEGFLYIRNNRPKEPWQGPADSVRSPSYEQLKVLRDEGKLTPAQADVFLAPRPPEELYRSDADADQLTNLASDPNYASVKVRLAKLLDDWTEQTGDSAPADISRDMFDRETGESLYKRKDNSYRGTPPGWDRDASHVNAPGPR, encoded by the coding sequence ATGCGGCATTTTCTTTTCTCTCTCGCTTTTATGTTCACGGCGGCGCTTTGTGCCGCCGACCGCCCCAACATGATCTTCATCATCGCCGATGATGTGAGCTGGGATGATCTGGGCTGCTACGGCAATACGGCCGCGCGCACGCCGAACCTCGACAAGCTCGCGGCTCATGGCCGCCGCTTTGACGAAGCCTATCTCACGGCCAGCAGTTGCAGCCCGAGCCGATCCAGCATCATCACGGGCCGTTACCCCCATAACAATGGTCGTGCTTCTGAACTGCACCAGCCCATTGCCGCGCATATCCCATGGTTCCCGCGTCTGCTCCGAGAGGCTGGTTACTACACGGCCTTGGTGGGTAAACATCACATGACTTCCGATCAGTCGGCCGAAGGTGAAAAGCCCCAGCCTGAGCCCTTTGATCTCGTGGATCCGGGCAATGAGCCCGGCAACAAAGGAGGACACGCCACCTGGGTCAAAACCCTCCACGAAAGACCGAAAGACAAACCTTTCTTCTTCTGGTTCGCGTCTCTGGATGCCCATCGGGATTGGGACGGTGACAAGGATTGGCAAGAAGGTCTGTATGGCCCCAAGCACGATCCAGCCACGGTCCGTGTGCCCCCTTTTCTCACGGATGATGCCGCCACACGCCAGGATCTAGCTTCCTACTACAACGAGATCACCCGCCTGGATTACTTCGTTGGCAAAGTCGTGGCCGAGTTGGAGAAACAAGGCGCGCTGGAGAACACACTCATCATCATGATGGCCGACAACGGACGCGCCTTCCCACGTGCCAAGACCCGCCTGCATGACTCTGGGATGAAGACGCCCTTCATCACCCATTGGCCTGCAGGTATCCAACAGCCGGGCACCCCCAGCCAAAGCCTGATCAGCGCCATTGATGTCGCTCCCACGCTTCTGGAGCTAGCCGGGGTCCCCGTGGCGCCGACGATGCAGGGCGTGAGTTTTGCACCGGTCTTCACGCATCCAAACGCCGAGGTACGCAAACATGCCTTCTCCGAGCACAACTGGCATGACTACTCCGCCCATGGGCGGTCCGTTCGTTCCGAAGGGTTTCTCTACATCCGCAACAACCGACCCAAAGAACCATGGCAAGGTCCTGCCGACTCCGTGCGCTCACCTTCCTACGAGCAACTGAAAGTCCTGCGGGATGAGGGCAAGCTTACCCCTGCTCAGGCTGATGTCTTCCTGGCTCCACGACCCCCTGAAGAACTGTATCGCTCCGATGCAGACGCCGATCAGCTCACCAACCTTGCCTCGGATCCGAACTACGCATCGGTCAAAGTCCGCCTCGCGAAGCTGCTCGACGATTGGACCGAGCAAACGGGCGACAGTGCACCTGCCGACATTTCTCGCGACATGTTTGACCGCGAGACCGGCGAGTCTCTCTACAAGCGCAAAGACAACTCCTACCGTGGCACCCCACCGGGCTGGGACCGCGACGCCTCACATGTGAATGCGCCGGGGCCGAGGTAA
- a CDS encoding FG-GAP repeat domain-containing protein, translated as MKTSPRCLLALTALFCGVASASDTLTPLKYNNPGLTVDLGVGLWAWPMPMDFDGDGDLDLVVNCPDKPYNGIYFFENATGDTAKNKMPVFKPGVRFSKGAQNVQVSYVDGKPVVMSPGNVHPDFLKTGIEKGEKLGPPVNVHMNKVRANMWRSVDYDGDGQQDLIVGVGDWTEYGWDNAYDENGRWMNGPLRGYVYVLRNKGTNEKPNYDKPQKVMATDRPVETFGWPSPNFADYDGDGDLDLLCGEFLDGFTYFENTGTRTKPKYALGRRLKAESGKYLTMDLEMITPTVIDWDKDGDFDIICGDEDGRVAFIENTGAFAEKAPVFKEPVYFQQEADNVKFGALVTPVGFDWDGDGDMDLICGNTAGYVAFIENLSGKGVEKPKWAAPVRLEAEGKVIRPMAGPNGSIQGPCEAKWGYTTQTVADWDGDGLPDLILNSILGKVLWYKNVGTRAKPKLAAGQPVVVEWEGSQPHLAYGWLRPEGDHKGLLTQWRTTPVAVDWNKDGLMDLVMLDQEGYLAFFERAKVGDQLVLKHPKRIFCADQKAPEPGLLDKAMEHLKVRNPVAMTPGEPLRLNAGIAGKSGRRKICIMDWDGDGQLDILLNSANANFLRQSSNADGKWFFTDMGLLSDANIEGHDVSPTTVDFNDDGIPDFVGGAEDGHLYYLRNPKAK; from the coding sequence ATGAAGACTTCCCCAAGATGCCTCCTTGCGCTCACGGCGCTTTTCTGCGGAGTTGCCTCCGCCAGTGATACGCTGACCCCCCTGAAGTATAATAATCCCGGCCTGACCGTGGATCTGGGCGTGGGACTCTGGGCTTGGCCGATGCCGATGGACTTCGATGGTGACGGTGATCTGGATCTCGTGGTGAACTGCCCGGATAAACCCTACAATGGCATCTACTTCTTTGAGAACGCCACCGGTGACACGGCGAAGAATAAGATGCCGGTTTTCAAACCCGGCGTGCGTTTCAGCAAGGGCGCGCAGAATGTTCAGGTCAGTTATGTGGATGGTAAGCCGGTGGTGATGAGCCCCGGGAATGTGCATCCGGATTTCCTGAAAACGGGGATCGAAAAAGGTGAGAAACTCGGTCCGCCCGTGAACGTGCACATGAACAAAGTGCGGGCGAACATGTGGCGCAGTGTGGACTACGATGGTGATGGTCAGCAGGACCTCATCGTGGGCGTGGGTGACTGGACCGAATATGGCTGGGACAATGCCTATGATGAAAACGGGCGCTGGATGAATGGTCCGCTGCGTGGGTATGTGTATGTGCTGCGCAACAAGGGCACGAATGAGAAGCCGAATTACGACAAGCCGCAGAAGGTGATGGCGACCGATCGCCCCGTGGAGACTTTTGGCTGGCCTTCACCTAACTTCGCGGACTACGATGGCGATGGTGATCTGGATCTACTGTGTGGGGAGTTCCTGGACGGCTTCACTTACTTTGAAAACACCGGCACTCGCACAAAGCCCAAGTATGCCCTGGGTCGGAGGCTGAAGGCGGAGAGTGGTAAGTACCTGACGATGGACCTGGAGATGATCACGCCCACGGTCATTGACTGGGACAAGGATGGTGATTTCGACATCATCTGCGGAGACGAAGATGGCCGCGTGGCTTTCATCGAAAACACAGGGGCATTTGCTGAGAAAGCCCCGGTCTTCAAAGAGCCGGTCTATTTCCAGCAGGAGGCCGACAATGTGAAGTTTGGCGCACTGGTCACCCCCGTTGGGTTTGATTGGGATGGGGATGGCGATATGGACCTCATCTGCGGCAATACCGCTGGCTATGTGGCTTTCATTGAAAACCTCAGTGGCAAAGGTGTGGAGAAACCGAAATGGGCTGCCCCTGTGCGCCTGGAAGCTGAGGGTAAAGTGATCCGCCCAATGGCCGGCCCCAATGGTTCCATTCAGGGACCTTGCGAAGCGAAGTGGGGTTACACCACCCAGACCGTGGCGGATTGGGATGGGGATGGTTTACCGGATCTGATTCTGAACTCCATCTTGGGCAAAGTGCTCTGGTATAAGAACGTCGGCACACGTGCCAAGCCGAAGTTGGCTGCGGGTCAGCCTGTGGTGGTGGAGTGGGAGGGCTCACAGCCGCATCTGGCCTACGGCTGGCTGCGTCCTGAGGGGGATCACAAAGGCTTGCTTACCCAATGGCGCACCACCCCCGTGGCGGTGGATTGGAACAAGGACGGGCTGATGGATCTCGTCATGCTCGATCAAGAAGGCTATCTGGCTTTCTTTGAGCGCGCGAAAGTCGGAGATCAACTGGTGTTGAAGCATCCCAAGCGTATCTTTTGTGCCGATCAAAAAGCCCCAGAACCCGGTCTGCTGGATAAGGCGATGGAGCATCTGAAAGTGCGTAACCCTGTGGCCATGACCCCAGGGGAACCGCTGCGTCTGAATGCAGGCATCGCAGGCAAAAGCGGTCGCCGCAAGATCTGCATCATGGACTGGGATGGCGATGGCCAGCTCGATATCCTACTGAACTCCGCGAATGCCAACTTCCTCCGCCAGAGTTCCAATGCCGATGGCAAGTGGTTCTTCACCGACATGGGCCTGCTCTCCGATGCCAACATCGAAGGCCACGACGTGAGCCCCACCACCGTGGACTTTAATGACGACGGTATCCCCGACTTCGTCGGCGGTGCCGAAGATGGACACCTCTATTACCTGCGGAATCCGAAAGCGAAGTGA
- a CDS encoding LamG domain-containing protein, producing MNTFARRLVLALTGSMIATLGVANDHAALISALTFHASFEENLNADFSKSDPVSYIKSGKELVSAVVNEDVQISQGKGKYGNALWFPKKGTTRPQFKDGGVLGYKAKNWSTSVSVWLRLDPDQDLEPGYCDPLQIVGDDSKKGFIFLEWSKDETPRFFRYAIRPLFHIWNPTNVQWAEIPFEKRPMVQVEKARAPFGRETWTHVVFTVENANPKPNQDHAKPVGRLYLNGELTGSIEGWDLTFDWDPAQVWLVLGASYVGYMDDLAVFNRALTLAEVKELRALPGGVRDLR from the coding sequence ATGAATACGTTCGCCCGTCGTCTTGTTTTGGCCCTCACTGGATCGATGATTGCCACGCTGGGCGTGGCTAACGATCACGCAGCCCTTATTTCAGCCCTAACTTTTCATGCCTCCTTTGAAGAGAATCTAAACGCTGATTTTTCCAAGAGTGACCCCGTATCCTATATCAAAAGTGGCAAGGAACTGGTGTCTGCGGTTGTGAATGAAGACGTCCAGATAAGTCAAGGAAAGGGCAAATACGGCAATGCGCTCTGGTTCCCCAAAAAAGGCACGACCCGCCCTCAATTTAAAGACGGAGGTGTGCTGGGCTACAAGGCCAAAAACTGGAGCACTTCGGTCTCTGTCTGGCTGCGGCTAGACCCAGATCAAGATCTGGAACCCGGCTATTGTGATCCCCTGCAGATCGTGGGGGACGATAGCAAGAAGGGTTTCATTTTTCTCGAGTGGTCCAAAGACGAGACGCCACGTTTTTTCCGTTATGCCATTCGCCCGCTCTTTCACATTTGGAATCCTACGAATGTTCAGTGGGCGGAGATCCCCTTTGAGAAACGCCCCATGGTCCAGGTAGAAAAAGCCCGCGCTCCCTTCGGCCGCGAGACTTGGACCCACGTCGTTTTCACCGTGGAAAACGCGAACCCAAAGCCTAACCAAGATCACGCCAAGCCCGTAGGACGTCTTTATCTGAATGGTGAACTCACGGGCAGCATCGAAGGCTGGGATCTTACCTTTGATTGGGACCCGGCTCAGGTCTGGTTGGTGCTCGGGGCTTCGTATGTCGGTTACATGGATGATCTGGCGGTTTTTAATCGGGCTTTGACCCTGGCTGAGGTCAAGGAGTTGAGAGCGCTTCCAGGAGGTGTGAGGGATCTCCGGTGA